A single window of Hippocampus zosterae strain Florida chromosome 15, ASM2543408v3, whole genome shotgun sequence DNA harbors:
- the LOC127587604 gene encoding golgin subfamily A member 6-like protein 22 isoform X49, with amino-acid sequence MGPENERQSQPPGCSSSARLGVTLTCADFEGSREASKTIWTNTGLNRTPQVEVHCPCKAGDNNKGFGSFVKRLMDAEAAIVSAAAQLLSFKDILKDAPSSAVNRQHTVKHRKLLLQKMEDFRQINQAVRQRLNQLLDEETDRLDASTKIDGLLNKILQIERENQLLKGDLGVTQRRAEELMYLQQKEQENIKSALNIAKSAEGTRARIQGQLRNKEAENNRLTVQVRTLERTLTQHKAELDDLKASMAALIEQTSQEKEALKKASRVHKQKAERFEATLEKSLTQLQDKDAQLSYLQVKIDTWKREMEQLTEENHKLTTHVELLQKQGITISMKMQKDMEKQAVMVKEREREWEERVRQREKERIKGKEAWAEEREKEQMEWETRVKELEDRMKERKEQEHREREWVKEREAREKELEDRMKERKEQEHKEREWVKEREAREKELEDRMKERKEQEYRERKWAKGREARERELEDRMKERKEQEHKEREWVKEREEREKELEDRMKERKEQEHKEREWVKEREAREKELEDKVKERKEQENKEREWLKEREVREKELDGKMKERKEQDHMEREWVKGKEPREKELEDRMKERKEQENKEREWSKEREAREKEFEDRIKERKEQANKEKEWVKEREVMEKDLEDRMKERKEQEHKEREWEKERREWEDREKERSTGRAERERERRDWQKQYEEREKEWVREGERREMEKAREGTSNTREWQERRVEEVAETSSGHGGMAHQLERFKVQKEHDSGSYAMFKLEKQLAECEAALVQEKSEKDRIVEQIQKKLEKKLAECEAALVQEKSASSEKDRAVERVQKKLEKRLAECEAALVQEKSVSSEKDSTIEQVQKKVATLEAELSDAKLQYKNVSEELQKMQGEDSKAQQVRQELQGRVEELQHLPKTLKKTELRLLACQEKLQTSERKCSEQAEDITKLQFELQAQVNLVRSAVELRESADKTRSQVQEQVDRLQNTLEQLRQEKLDLERRLETQEQTLRHSSQLLEQRSTQCSELERQLEQRTFECKMLNQQLTQNSTDFLDFKEEVKNVKEQVLSKNEALQSTVNELRLLRQSKMKAEKHYEARVKELQLNLDQCESHKKSMQNYVDFLKNSYLMIFEDPISTFWSSAFVN; translated from the exons ATGGGTCCCGAGAATGAACGGCAGAGTCAACCTCCTGGCTGCAGTTCCTCAGCCAGGCTGGGTGTGACACTGACTTGTGCAGACTTCGAAGGCTCTCGTGAAGCCTCAAAGACCATCTGGACGAACACTGGTCTCAACAGAACGCCACAGGTTGAGGTCCACTG TCCGTGTAAGGCAGGGGacaacaacaaagggtttgGATCATTCGTGAAGAGACTAATGGATGCCGAAGCTGCCATCGTCTCTGCAGCCGCACAGCTCCTGTCATTCAAAGACATTCTGAAG GATGCTCCGTCGTCTGCAGTCAACCGGCAGCACACGGTAAAGCACAGAAAACTCTTGCTCCAAAAAATGGAGGACTTTCGTCAAATTAACCAGGCTGTGCGCCAAAGACTGAACCAGCttctggatgaggag ACTGATCGCCTTGATGCGAGCACTAAGATTGATGGTTTGCTGAATAAGATCCTCCAGATTGAACGTGAaaatcag CTTTTAAAAGGTGACCTTGGTGTAACACAAAGAAGAGCGGAAGAGCTGATGTATCTGCAGCAAAAAGAACAG GAGAACATCAAGAGTGCTCTTAACATAGCTAAGTCTGCAGAAGGCACTCGCGCCCGTATACAGGGGCAGCTACGCAACAAGGAGGCGGAAAACAATCGATTGACTGTGCAAGTGCGG ACACTTGAGCGAACCCTAACTCAACACAAGGCAGAGCTAGATGACCTTAAAGCATCCATGGCGGCTCTGATAGAACAGACCTCGCAGGAGAAGGAGGCCCTCAAGAAGGCCTCACGTGTGCACAAGCAGAAAGCTGAGCGATTCGAGGCCACCCTTGAGAAAAGCTTGACTCAGCTGCAGGATAAG GACGCACAGCTGTCATATCTCCAAGTAAAGATAGACACGTGGAAGCGGGAGATGGAGCAACTGACTGAGGAGAACCACAAACTAACTACTCACGTGGAGTTACTGCAAAA GCAAGGAATCACCATCTCGATGAAGATGCAGAAGGACATGGAGAAGCAGGCGGTAATGGTgaaggagcgagagagagaatggGAGGAGAGGGTCAGGCAAAGGGAGAAAGAGAGGATCAAGGGAAAGGAGGCCTGGGCGGAGGAGAGGGAGAAGGAACAGATGGAATGGGAGACGAGGGTGAAGGAACTGGAGGACAGGATGAAGGAAAGGAAGGAGCAGGAGCACAGGGAGAGGGAATGGGTGAAGGAAAGGGAGGCGAGAGAGAAGGAATTGGAGGACAGGATGAAGGAAAGGAAGGAGCAGGAGCACAAGGAGAGGGAATGGGTGAAGGAAAGGGAGGCGAGAGAGAAGGAATTGGAGGACAGAATGAAGGAAAGGAAGGAGCAGGAGTACAGGGAGAGGAAATGGGCGAAGGGAAGGGAGGCAAGGGAGAGGGAATTGGAGGACAGAATGAAGGAAAGGAAGGAGCAGGAGCACAAGGAGAGGGAATGGGTGAAGGAACGGGAGGAGAGGGAGAAGGAATTGGAGGACAGGATGAAGGAAAGGAAGGAGCAGGAGCACAAGGAGAGGGAATGGGTGAAGGAACGGGAGGCGAGGGAGAAGGAATTGGAGGACAAGgtgaaggaaaggaaggaacAGGAGAACAAGGAGAGGGAATGGTTGAAGGAAAGGGAGGTGAGGGAGAAGGAATTAGATGGCAAAatgaaggaaaggaaggaacAGGATCACATGGAGAGGGAATGGGTGAAGGGAAAGGAGCCGAGGGAGAAGGAATTAGAGGACAGGatgaaggaaaggaaggaacAGGAGAACAAGGAGAGGGAATGGTCGAAGGAAAGGGAGGCAAGGGAGAAAGAATTTGAGGACAGGATTAAGGAAAGGAAGGAGCAGGCGAACAAGGAGAAGGAATGGGTAAAGGAAAGGGAGGTGATGGAAAAGGACTTGGAGGACAGGATGAAGGAAAGGAAGGAGCAGGAGCACAAGGAGAGAGAATGGGAGAAGGAAAGGAGGGAGTGGGAAGACAGAGAGAAGGAACGATCGACGGGAAGGGCAgaaagggagagggagaggagagATTGGCAGAAGCAATATGAGGAGAGGGAGAAGGAATGGGTGAGAGAGGGGGAAAGGAGGGAAATGGAGAAGGCGAGAGAGGGCACCTCCAACACGCGGGAGTGGCAAGAAAGGAGAGTGGAGGAAGTGGCGGAGACTTCCTCGGGACATGGCGGTATGGCGCATCAGCTTGAAAGATTCAAAGTGCAAAAGGAGCACGACAGCGGCAGTTATGCTATGTTCAAG TTGGAGAAGCAGCTCGCTGAATGTGAGGCAGCCCTGGTCCAAGAGAAGAGTGAGAAGGACCGCATCGTTGAACAGATTCAAAAGAAG TTGGAGAAGAAGCTTGCTGAATGCGAGGCAGCCCTGGTCCAAGAGAAGAGTGCGTCAAGTGAGAAGGACCGCGCCGTTGAACGGGTTCAAAAGAAG TTGGAGAAGCGGCTTGCTGAATGTGAGGCAGCCCTGGTCCAAGAGAAGAGTGTGTCAAGTGAGAAGGACAGCACCATTGAACAGGTTCAAAAGAAG GTTGCAACGCTGGAAGCAGAGTTGAGCGATGCGAAACTCCAATATAAAAATGTGTCAGAGGAGCTTCAGAAAATGCAAGGAGAAGACTCAAAAGCTCAACAG GTGAGGCAGGAGCTGCAGGGCCGCGTCGAAGAGCTGCAGCATTTGCCTAAAACGCTGAAAAAGACCGAGCTGAGGCTGCTCGCTTGCCAGGAGAAGCTACAAACCTCAGAGAGGAAGTGCTCAGAACAGGCGGAGGACATTACGAAGCTGCAGTTTGAG CTGCAGGCTCAAGTGAATTTGGTGAGATCGGCCGTGGAGCTGAGAGAGTCCGCTGACAAGACCCGTTCGCAAGTGCAAGAACAAGTagacaggctgcaaaa TACGCTGGAGCAGCTGCGCCAAGAGAAACTGGACTTGGAACGTAGGCTGGAGACCCAAGAGCAAACTCTTCGCCACAGCAGCCAGCTACTTGAGCAACGCTCTACGCAGTGCTCGGAGCTCGAACGCCAGCTAGAGCAACGGACGTTCGAATGCAAAATGCTCAACCAGCAGCTGACTCAAAACTCAACAGACTTTTTGGATTTCAAAGAAGAG gtgaaaaatgtcaaagagcAAGTTCTGTCTAAAAACGAGGCCCTTCAGAGCACTGTGAACGAACTGAGGCTTCTCCGTCAGAGCAAGATGAAG GCGGAGAAGCATTATGAGGCGCGTGTGAAAGAGCTGCAGCTCAACCTTGACCAGTGCGAAAGCCACAAGAAGAGCATGCAGAACTACGTGGACTTTCTCAAAAACTCTTACCTGATGATATTTGAAGATCCAATATCCACTTTTTGGTCTTCAGCGTTTGTGAACTGA
- the LOC127587604 gene encoding golgin subfamily A member 6-like protein 22 isoform X42: protein MGPENERQSQPPGCSSSARLGVTLTCADFEGSREASKTIWTNTGLNRTPQVEVHCPCKAGDNNKGFGSFVKRLMDAEAAIVSAAAQLLSFKDILKDAPSSAVNRQHTVKHRKLLLQKMEDFRQINQAVRQRLNQLLDEETDRLDASTKIDGLLNKILQIERENQLLKGDLGVTQRRAEELMYLQQKEQENIKSALNIAKSAEGTRARIQGQLRNKEAENNRLTVQVRTLERTLTQHKAELDDLKASMAALIEQTSQEKEALKKASRVHKQKAERFEATLEKSLTQLQDKDAQLSYLQVKIDTWKREMEQLTEENHKLTTHVELLQKQGITISMKMQKDMEKQAVMVKEREREWEERVRQREKERIKGKEAWAEEREKEQMEWETRVKELEDRMKERKEQEHREREWVKEREAREKELEDRMKERKEQEHKEREWVKEREAREKELEDRMKERKEQEYRERKWAKGREARERELEDRMKERKEQEHKEREWVKEREEREKELEDRMKERKEQEHKEREWVKEREAREKELEDKVKERKEQENKEREWLKEREVREKELDGKMKERKEQDHMEREWVKGKEPREKELEDRMKERKEQENKEREWSKEREAREKEFEDRIKERKEQANKEKEWVKEREVMEKDLEDRMKERKEQEHKEREWEKERREWEDREKERSTGRAERERERRDWQKQYEEREKEWVREGERREMEKAREGTSNTREWQERRVEEVAETSSGHGGMAHQLERFKVQKEHDSGSYAMFKLEKQLAECEAALVQEKSEKDRIVEQIQKKLEKKLAECEAALVQEKSASSEKDRAVERVQKKLEKQRAEYEAALDQEKSVSSDKDCLIEQVQKKLEKQLAECEAALVQEKSVSSEKDRVVEQVQKKLEKQLAEYEAALVQEKSVSSEKDSTIEQVQKKVATLEAELSDAKLQYKNVSEELQKMQGEDSKAQQVRQELQGRVEELQHLPKTLKKTELRLLACQEKLQTSERKCSEQAEDITKLQFELQAQVNLVRSAVELRESADKTRSQVQEQVDRLQNTLEQLRQEKLDLERRLETQEQTLRHSSQLLEQRSTQCSELERQLEQRTFECKMLNQQLTQNSTDFLDFKEEVKNVKEQVLSKNEALQSTVNELRLLRQSKMKAEKHYEARVKELQLNLDQCESHKKSMQNYVDFLKNSYLMIFEDPISTFWSSAFVN, encoded by the exons ATGGGTCCCGAGAATGAACGGCAGAGTCAACCTCCTGGCTGCAGTTCCTCAGCCAGGCTGGGTGTGACACTGACTTGTGCAGACTTCGAAGGCTCTCGTGAAGCCTCAAAGACCATCTGGACGAACACTGGTCTCAACAGAACGCCACAGGTTGAGGTCCACTG TCCGTGTAAGGCAGGGGacaacaacaaagggtttgGATCATTCGTGAAGAGACTAATGGATGCCGAAGCTGCCATCGTCTCTGCAGCCGCACAGCTCCTGTCATTCAAAGACATTCTGAAG GATGCTCCGTCGTCTGCAGTCAACCGGCAGCACACGGTAAAGCACAGAAAACTCTTGCTCCAAAAAATGGAGGACTTTCGTCAAATTAACCAGGCTGTGCGCCAAAGACTGAACCAGCttctggatgaggag ACTGATCGCCTTGATGCGAGCACTAAGATTGATGGTTTGCTGAATAAGATCCTCCAGATTGAACGTGAaaatcag CTTTTAAAAGGTGACCTTGGTGTAACACAAAGAAGAGCGGAAGAGCTGATGTATCTGCAGCAAAAAGAACAG GAGAACATCAAGAGTGCTCTTAACATAGCTAAGTCTGCAGAAGGCACTCGCGCCCGTATACAGGGGCAGCTACGCAACAAGGAGGCGGAAAACAATCGATTGACTGTGCAAGTGCGG ACACTTGAGCGAACCCTAACTCAACACAAGGCAGAGCTAGATGACCTTAAAGCATCCATGGCGGCTCTGATAGAACAGACCTCGCAGGAGAAGGAGGCCCTCAAGAAGGCCTCACGTGTGCACAAGCAGAAAGCTGAGCGATTCGAGGCCACCCTTGAGAAAAGCTTGACTCAGCTGCAGGATAAG GACGCACAGCTGTCATATCTCCAAGTAAAGATAGACACGTGGAAGCGGGAGATGGAGCAACTGACTGAGGAGAACCACAAACTAACTACTCACGTGGAGTTACTGCAAAA GCAAGGAATCACCATCTCGATGAAGATGCAGAAGGACATGGAGAAGCAGGCGGTAATGGTgaaggagcgagagagagaatggGAGGAGAGGGTCAGGCAAAGGGAGAAAGAGAGGATCAAGGGAAAGGAGGCCTGGGCGGAGGAGAGGGAGAAGGAACAGATGGAATGGGAGACGAGGGTGAAGGAACTGGAGGACAGGATGAAGGAAAGGAAGGAGCAGGAGCACAGGGAGAGGGAATGGGTGAAGGAAAGGGAGGCGAGAGAGAAGGAATTGGAGGACAGGATGAAGGAAAGGAAGGAGCAGGAGCACAAGGAGAGGGAATGGGTGAAGGAAAGGGAGGCGAGAGAGAAGGAATTGGAGGACAGAATGAAGGAAAGGAAGGAGCAGGAGTACAGGGAGAGGAAATGGGCGAAGGGAAGGGAGGCAAGGGAGAGGGAATTGGAGGACAGAATGAAGGAAAGGAAGGAGCAGGAGCACAAGGAGAGGGAATGGGTGAAGGAACGGGAGGAGAGGGAGAAGGAATTGGAGGACAGGATGAAGGAAAGGAAGGAGCAGGAGCACAAGGAGAGGGAATGGGTGAAGGAACGGGAGGCGAGGGAGAAGGAATTGGAGGACAAGgtgaaggaaaggaaggaacAGGAGAACAAGGAGAGGGAATGGTTGAAGGAAAGGGAGGTGAGGGAGAAGGAATTAGATGGCAAAatgaaggaaaggaaggaacAGGATCACATGGAGAGGGAATGGGTGAAGGGAAAGGAGCCGAGGGAGAAGGAATTAGAGGACAGGatgaaggaaaggaaggaacAGGAGAACAAGGAGAGGGAATGGTCGAAGGAAAGGGAGGCAAGGGAGAAAGAATTTGAGGACAGGATTAAGGAAAGGAAGGAGCAGGCGAACAAGGAGAAGGAATGGGTAAAGGAAAGGGAGGTGATGGAAAAGGACTTGGAGGACAGGATGAAGGAAAGGAAGGAGCAGGAGCACAAGGAGAGAGAATGGGAGAAGGAAAGGAGGGAGTGGGAAGACAGAGAGAAGGAACGATCGACGGGAAGGGCAgaaagggagagggagaggagagATTGGCAGAAGCAATATGAGGAGAGGGAGAAGGAATGGGTGAGAGAGGGGGAAAGGAGGGAAATGGAGAAGGCGAGAGAGGGCACCTCCAACACGCGGGAGTGGCAAGAAAGGAGAGTGGAGGAAGTGGCGGAGACTTCCTCGGGACATGGCGGTATGGCGCATCAGCTTGAAAGATTCAAAGTGCAAAAGGAGCACGACAGCGGCAGTTATGCTATGTTCAAG TTGGAGAAGCAGCTCGCTGAATGTGAGGCAGCCCTGGTCCAAGAGAAGAGTGAGAAGGACCGCATCGTTGAACAGATTCAAAAGAAG TTGGAGAAGAAGCTTGCTGAATGCGAGGCAGCCCTGGTCCAAGAGAAGAGTGCGTCAAGTGAGAAGGACCGCGCCGTTGAACGGGTTCAAAAGAAG TTGGAGAAGCAGCGTGCTGAATATGAGGCAGCCCTGGACCAAGAGAAGAGTGTGTCAAGTGACAAGGACTGTCTCATTGAACAGGTTCAAAAGAAG TTGGAGAAGCAGCTTGCTGAATGTGAGGCAGCCCTGGTCCAAGAGAAGAGTGTATCGAGTGAGAAGGACCGCGTCGTTGAACAGGTTCAAAAGAAG TTGGAGAAGCAACTTGCTGAATATGAG GCAGCCCTGGTCCAAGAGAAGAGTGTGTCAAGTGAGAAGGACAGCACCATTGAACAGGTTCAAAAGAAG GTTGCAACGCTGGAAGCAGAGTTGAGCGATGCGAAACTCCAATATAAAAATGTGTCAGAGGAGCTTCAGAAAATGCAAGGAGAAGACTCAAAAGCTCAACAG GTGAGGCAGGAGCTGCAGGGCCGCGTCGAAGAGCTGCAGCATTTGCCTAAAACGCTGAAAAAGACCGAGCTGAGGCTGCTCGCTTGCCAGGAGAAGCTACAAACCTCAGAGAGGAAGTGCTCAGAACAGGCGGAGGACATTACGAAGCTGCAGTTTGAG CTGCAGGCTCAAGTGAATTTGGTGAGATCGGCCGTGGAGCTGAGAGAGTCCGCTGACAAGACCCGTTCGCAAGTGCAAGAACAAGTagacaggctgcaaaa TACGCTGGAGCAGCTGCGCCAAGAGAAACTGGACTTGGAACGTAGGCTGGAGACCCAAGAGCAAACTCTTCGCCACAGCAGCCAGCTACTTGAGCAACGCTCTACGCAGTGCTCGGAGCTCGAACGCCAGCTAGAGCAACGGACGTTCGAATGCAAAATGCTCAACCAGCAGCTGACTCAAAACTCAACAGACTTTTTGGATTTCAAAGAAGAG gtgaaaaatgtcaaagagcAAGTTCTGTCTAAAAACGAGGCCCTTCAGAGCACTGTGAACGAACTGAGGCTTCTCCGTCAGAGCAAGATGAAG GCGGAGAAGCATTATGAGGCGCGTGTGAAAGAGCTGCAGCTCAACCTTGACCAGTGCGAAAGCCACAAGAAGAGCATGCAGAACTACGTGGACTTTCTCAAAAACTCTTACCTGATGATATTTGAAGATCCAATATCCACTTTTTGGTCTTCAGCGTTTGTGAACTGA
- the LOC127587604 gene encoding outer dense fiber protein 2-like isoform X19 gives MGPENERQSQPPGCSSSARLGVTLTCADFEGSREASKTIWTNTGLNRTPQVEVHCPCKAGDNNKGFGSFVKRLMDAEAAIVSAAAQLLSFKDILKDAPSSAVNRQHTVKHRKLLLQKMEDFRQINQAVRQRLNQLLDEETDRLDASTKIDGLLNKILQIERENQLLKGDLGVTQRRAEELMYLQQKEQENIKSALNIAKSAEGTRARIQGQLRNKEAENNRLTVQVRTLERTLTQHKAELDDLKASMAALIEQTSQEKEALKKASRVHKQKAERFEATLEKSLTQLQDKDAQLSYLQVKIDTWKREMEQLTEENHKLTTHVELLQKQGITISMKMQKDMEKQAVMVKEREREWEERVRQREKERIKGKEAWAEEREKEQMEWETRVKELEDRMKERKEQEHREREWVKEREAREKELEDRMKERKEQEHKEREWVKEREAREKELEDRMKERKEQEYRERKWAKGREARERELEDRMKERKEQEHKEREWVKEREEREKELEDRMKERKEQEHKEREWVKEREAREKELEDKVKERKEQENKEREWLKEREVREKELDGKMKERKEQDHMEREWVKGKEPREKELEDRMKERKEQENKEREWSKEREAREKEFEDRIKERKEQANKEKEWVKEREVMEKDLEDRMKERKEQEHKEREWEKERREWEDREKERSTGRAERERERRDWQKQYEEREKEWVREGERREMEKAREGTSNTREWQERRVEEVAETSSGHGGMAHQLERFKVQKEHDSGSYAMFKLEKQLAECEAALVQEKSEKDRIVEQIQKKLEKKLAECEAALVQEKSASSEKDRAVERVQKKLEKQRAEYEAALDQEKSVSSDKDCLIEQVQKKLEKQRAEYEAALDQEKSVSSDKDCLIEQVQKKLEKQLAECEAALVQEKSVSSEKDRVVEQVQKKLEKQLAEYEAALVQEKSEKDRVVEQIQKKLEKQLAECEAALVQEKSASSEKDRVVERVQKKLEKRLAECEAALVQEKSVSSEKDSTIEQVQKKVATLEAELSDAKLQYKNVSEELQKMQGEDSKAQQVRQELQGRVEELQHLPKTLKKTELRLLACQEKLQTSERKCSEQAEDITKLQFELQAQVNLVRSAVELRESADKTRSQVQEQVDRLQNTLEQLRQEKLDLERRLETQEQTLRHSSQLLEQRSTQCSELERQLEQRTFECKMLNQQLTQNSTDFLDFKEEVKNVKEQVLSKNEALQSTVNELRLLRQSKMKAEKHYEARVKELQLNLDQCESHKKSMQNYVDFLKNSYLMIFEDPISTFWSSAFVN, from the exons ATGGGTCCCGAGAATGAACGGCAGAGTCAACCTCCTGGCTGCAGTTCCTCAGCCAGGCTGGGTGTGACACTGACTTGTGCAGACTTCGAAGGCTCTCGTGAAGCCTCAAAGACCATCTGGACGAACACTGGTCTCAACAGAACGCCACAGGTTGAGGTCCACTG TCCGTGTAAGGCAGGGGacaacaacaaagggtttgGATCATTCGTGAAGAGACTAATGGATGCCGAAGCTGCCATCGTCTCTGCAGCCGCACAGCTCCTGTCATTCAAAGACATTCTGAAG GATGCTCCGTCGTCTGCAGTCAACCGGCAGCACACGGTAAAGCACAGAAAACTCTTGCTCCAAAAAATGGAGGACTTTCGTCAAATTAACCAGGCTGTGCGCCAAAGACTGAACCAGCttctggatgaggag ACTGATCGCCTTGATGCGAGCACTAAGATTGATGGTTTGCTGAATAAGATCCTCCAGATTGAACGTGAaaatcag CTTTTAAAAGGTGACCTTGGTGTAACACAAAGAAGAGCGGAAGAGCTGATGTATCTGCAGCAAAAAGAACAG GAGAACATCAAGAGTGCTCTTAACATAGCTAAGTCTGCAGAAGGCACTCGCGCCCGTATACAGGGGCAGCTACGCAACAAGGAGGCGGAAAACAATCGATTGACTGTGCAAGTGCGG ACACTTGAGCGAACCCTAACTCAACACAAGGCAGAGCTAGATGACCTTAAAGCATCCATGGCGGCTCTGATAGAACAGACCTCGCAGGAGAAGGAGGCCCTCAAGAAGGCCTCACGTGTGCACAAGCAGAAAGCTGAGCGATTCGAGGCCACCCTTGAGAAAAGCTTGACTCAGCTGCAGGATAAG GACGCACAGCTGTCATATCTCCAAGTAAAGATAGACACGTGGAAGCGGGAGATGGAGCAACTGACTGAGGAGAACCACAAACTAACTACTCACGTGGAGTTACTGCAAAA GCAAGGAATCACCATCTCGATGAAGATGCAGAAGGACATGGAGAAGCAGGCGGTAATGGTgaaggagcgagagagagaatggGAGGAGAGGGTCAGGCAAAGGGAGAAAGAGAGGATCAAGGGAAAGGAGGCCTGGGCGGAGGAGAGGGAGAAGGAACAGATGGAATGGGAGACGAGGGTGAAGGAACTGGAGGACAGGATGAAGGAAAGGAAGGAGCAGGAGCACAGGGAGAGGGAATGGGTGAAGGAAAGGGAGGCGAGAGAGAAGGAATTGGAGGACAGGATGAAGGAAAGGAAGGAGCAGGAGCACAAGGAGAGGGAATGGGTGAAGGAAAGGGAGGCGAGAGAGAAGGAATTGGAGGACAGAATGAAGGAAAGGAAGGAGCAGGAGTACAGGGAGAGGAAATGGGCGAAGGGAAGGGAGGCAAGGGAGAGGGAATTGGAGGACAGAATGAAGGAAAGGAAGGAGCAGGAGCACAAGGAGAGGGAATGGGTGAAGGAACGGGAGGAGAGGGAGAAGGAATTGGAGGACAGGATGAAGGAAAGGAAGGAGCAGGAGCACAAGGAGAGGGAATGGGTGAAGGAACGGGAGGCGAGGGAGAAGGAATTGGAGGACAAGgtgaaggaaaggaaggaacAGGAGAACAAGGAGAGGGAATGGTTGAAGGAAAGGGAGGTGAGGGAGAAGGAATTAGATGGCAAAatgaaggaaaggaaggaacAGGATCACATGGAGAGGGAATGGGTGAAGGGAAAGGAGCCGAGGGAGAAGGAATTAGAGGACAGGatgaaggaaaggaaggaacAGGAGAACAAGGAGAGGGAATGGTCGAAGGAAAGGGAGGCAAGGGAGAAAGAATTTGAGGACAGGATTAAGGAAAGGAAGGAGCAGGCGAACAAGGAGAAGGAATGGGTAAAGGAAAGGGAGGTGATGGAAAAGGACTTGGAGGACAGGATGAAGGAAAGGAAGGAGCAGGAGCACAAGGAGAGAGAATGGGAGAAGGAAAGGAGGGAGTGGGAAGACAGAGAGAAGGAACGATCGACGGGAAGGGCAgaaagggagagggagaggagagATTGGCAGAAGCAATATGAGGAGAGGGAGAAGGAATGGGTGAGAGAGGGGGAAAGGAGGGAAATGGAGAAGGCGAGAGAGGGCACCTCCAACACGCGGGAGTGGCAAGAAAGGAGAGTGGAGGAAGTGGCGGAGACTTCCTCGGGACATGGCGGTATGGCGCATCAGCTTGAAAGATTCAAAGTGCAAAAGGAGCACGACAGCGGCAGTTATGCTATGTTCAAG TTGGAGAAGCAGCTCGCTGAATGTGAGGCAGCCCTGGTCCAAGAGAAGAGTGAGAAGGACCGCATCGTTGAACAGATTCAAAAGAAG TTGGAGAAGAAGCTTGCTGAATGCGAGGCAGCCCTGGTCCAAGAGAAGAGTGCGTCAAGTGAGAAGGACCGCGCCGTTGAACGGGTTCAAAAGAAG TTGGAGAAGCAGCGTGCTGAATATGAGGCAGCCCTGGACCAAGAGAAGAGTGTGTCAAGTGACAAGGACTGTCTCATTGAACAGGTTCAAAAGAAG TTGGAGAAGCAGCGTGCTGAATATGAGGCAGCCCTGGACCAAGAGAAGAGTGTGTCAAGTGACAAGGACTGTCTCATTGAACAGGTTCAAAAGAAG TTGGAGAAGCAGCTTGCTGAATGTGAGGCAGCCCTGGTCCAAGAGAAGAGTGTATCGAGTGAGAAGGACCGCGTCGTTGAACAGGTTCAAAAGAAG TTGGAGAAGCAACTTGCTGAATATGAGGCAGCCCTGGTCCAAGAGAAGAGTGAGAAGGACCGTGTCGTTGAACAGATTCAAAAGAAG TTGGAGAAGCAACTGGCTGAATGTGAGGCAGCTCTGGTCCAAGAGAAGAGTGCGTCAAGTGAGAAGGACCGCGTCGTTGAACGGGTTCAAAAGAAG TTGGAGAAGCGGCTTGCTGAATGTGAGGCAGCCCTGGTCCAAGAGAAGAGTGTGTCAAGTGAGAAGGACAGCACCATTGAACAGGTTCAAAAGAAG GTTGCAACGCTGGAAGCAGAGTTGAGCGATGCGAAACTCCAATATAAAAATGTGTCAGAGGAGCTTCAGAAAATGCAAGGAGAAGACTCAAAAGCTCAACAG GTGAGGCAGGAGCTGCAGGGCCGCGTCGAAGAGCTGCAGCATTTGCCTAAAACGCTGAAAAAGACCGAGCTGAGGCTGCTCGCTTGCCAGGAGAAGCTACAAACCTCAGAGAGGAAGTGCTCAGAACAGGCGGAGGACATTACGAAGCTGCAGTTTGAG CTGCAGGCTCAAGTGAATTTGGTGAGATCGGCCGTGGAGCTGAGAGAGTCCGCTGACAAGACCCGTTCGCAAGTGCAAGAACAAGTagacaggctgcaaaa TACGCTGGAGCAGCTGCGCCAAGAGAAACTGGACTTGGAACGTAGGCTGGAGACCCAAGAGCAAACTCTTCGCCACAGCAGCCAGCTACTTGAGCAACGCTCTACGCAGTGCTCGGAGCTCGAACGCCAGCTAGAGCAACGGACGTTCGAATGCAAAATGCTCAACCAGCAGCTGACTCAAAACTCAACAGACTTTTTGGATTTCAAAGAAGAG gtgaaaaatgtcaaagagcAAGTTCTGTCTAAAAACGAGGCCCTTCAGAGCACTGTGAACGAACTGAGGCTTCTCCGTCAGAGCAAGATGAAG GCGGAGAAGCATTATGAGGCGCGTGTGAAAGAGCTGCAGCTCAACCTTGACCAGTGCGAAAGCCACAAGAAGAGCATGCAGAACTACGTGGACTTTCTCAAAAACTCTTACCTGATGATATTTGAAGATCCAATATCCACTTTTTGGTCTTCAGCGTTTGTGAACTGA